The Nitrospira sp. CR1.1 sequence TGAGGTCAGGAGGCATGCGGAGACAGGGGAACTCGACGCAACTAACTGAAAACAATCACTTTTTAAACGGGGATGACGAAACAGGAAATATGTTAGGCTATCCGGGAGCAGGAATTTGGCGCAGAGCGCGCCCATAAGTAAAGACAGTGAGGGACATGGTGCGAATACCAAACAAAGTCGTCCTTCCATTCGGTTATCACATCATGATCCGGCAAGTCACCGATTCGGAGATGGACCGCCAGGATGCCAACGCGGATGGAATTTGGGACAACGAAGCGAAAACGATCTATATCCGCAAGCGGCTCCCCGTCACGCGACGACGCTACATTCTCGCCCATGAGCTCGGCCATGCCTGGCTCGATTGGCAACATCGCTATTTGGACGACGGAAAAGCCCGTAGCTAACCCTTGCCTTGGGAATGAAGAGGGAGAATGAAGAAACAATCCTGCCCCGGAGCAGGACCTCAGCCGGCGTGAGCGCGGGCGAGTCGAAGAATTTCATTCCACTCGGCGGGCTGCACAGGCTGCACCGACAAGCGCGATCCCTTTCGAAGCAATTCCATCCCCTTCAAACCGGCCTGCTCCCGTAGAAAATCCAACGAGAGCGGCGCCGCAAACTTGCGCACGAACCGGATATCCACCACATCCCACCGGGGCTGGCCGGGAACGCTAGCCGGATCGTAGTGCGCATCGTTCTGATCGAACTGCGTCGCGTCTGGATAGGCAGTTTTCACCACCTCGGCGATCCCCATCACGGAAGGAGGCTGGGCATTGCTGTGATAAAACAAGACCTGATCACCGGTTTTCATCGCCCGCAAAAAATTACGCGCCTGGTAGTTCCGGACACCATCCCAGGACGTTGTCTGCTTGGGCGCGCGTGCCAGATCGTCGATTGAAAACGCGTTGGGCTCGGATTTCATCAACCAGTAATGTCGTCCCTCTGCCATGCAATCCTCCTGAATACTTGGTGTCTCTCACACCTGCGTGTATGCTGGGCGTTCTACCTCTTCGGCCAACTTTGGAGCACCTATGGATCTAACCCCCATGTGGTTCGGTGTATACAAGGCCTCGAAATATTTGCTGTACCCCTTAACATGGATCATCGCTGCAGGACTGTTCACCCTGCTCTTCGCCATCCTGCCCGTCACGCCTCGACGAACCACCTGGGTCAGGCGCTTTGCCTTCAGCACAATTCTGCTCCTGTTCCTTACCGCCACCCCCATTCTTTCAAGTATGTATATCTCCCAGCTTGAGGCACGGTATCCGCCGTTCACAGCGTCCTCCGCATCGAAATTCGACGCCGTGGTTGTCCTGGCAGGGGGTGTCTTTCACAAAGGATCGCTGCGGCCGGCCGACGAAACCTCAGAGGCCTCACGCCAGCGTACCGCCTGCGGCGCCGAATTGTGGTTCCAGGGCCTGGCTCCCAGGCTGTTACTCGCAGGAGGCGACGCAACCGTGCTTCGAACCGGACCGCCGGAATCCCGTGAAATGAAACGGTGGGCTCTCCGCCTTGGCGTGCCGGAATCGGTCATTCAGGTGGAGGAGAACTCCCGAACGACATACGAAAACGCAGTGCAGGCCAAAGCCGTTCTGGGTCCAGGCCACATCGTACTGGTCACCGCCGCCTATCACCTCCCCCGCGCCGTGGGTTTGTTTGAGAAGCAAGGCTTTCAGGTTACCCCGGTTGCCTGCGGGTATGA is a genomic window containing:
- a CDS encoding EVE domain-containing protein is translated as MAEGRHYWLMKSEPNAFSIDDLARAPKQTTSWDGVRNYQARNFLRAMKTGDQVLFYHSNAQPPSVMGIAEVVKTAYPDATQFDQNDAHYDPASVPGQPRWDVVDIRFVRKFAAPLSLDFLREQAGLKGMELLRKGSRLSVQPVQPAEWNEILRLARAHAG
- a CDS encoding ImmA/IrrE family metallo-endopeptidase, producing the protein MVRIPNKVVLPFGYHIMIRQVTDSEMDRQDANADGIWDNEAKTIYIRKRLPVTRRRYILAHELGHAWLDWQHRYLDDGKARS